The following are encoded in a window of Phaseolus vulgaris cultivar G19833 chromosome 3, P. vulgaris v2.0, whole genome shotgun sequence genomic DNA:
- the LOC137807398 gene encoding protein FLX-like 4: MMRRGQLSGLGSAASHHTQLLENKIAVQEAEIEQLLRDNHSLSSGHVALREALVAASQDVQKLKSHIRSIQTESDIQIRILVDKIAKGEVDIRAGDSMKKDLQEAYTEAQSLATSRQELSVQIQRASQELKKVNSDVKCIPDLQAELDVLVQEHQRLRGTFEYEKKKNIELVDYMKAKEKNLIAMAREVEMLRAEILNAEKRVNASDLFRASTPGQSSGPFVDAYGRAHGQISSSQGAEGMVPVGDSNGVAAVNSSGVSGGVWSSPYNPTVGRR; encoded by the exons ATGATGCGACGTGGTCAACTTTCTGGTTTAGGTTCTGCTGCTTCTCATCATACTCAGCTGTTGGAGAATAAAATTGCCGTTCAGGAAGCAGAAATAGAGCAGCTTTTACGGGATAACCATAGTCTGTCAAGTGGACATGTGGCCTTAAGAGAGGCTCTTGTCGCAGCTTCGCAGGATGTGCAAAAGTTGAAGTCACACATTAGAAGCATCCAGACAGAAAGTGACATTCAGATCAGAATTCTAGTTGATAAGATTGCGAAAGGGGAGGTCGATATTAGAGCTGGTGATAGCATGAAGAAGGACCTACAAGAGGCCTATACTGAGGCACAGAGTTTGGCAACTTCCAGGCAGGAATTGAGTGTCCAAATTCAACGAGCAAGTCAGGAACTGAAGAAGGTTAACAGTGATGTTAAGTGTATTCCAGATTTGCAGGCTGAACTGGATGTATTAGTGCAGGAGCATCAGAGGTTACG TGGCACCTTTGaatatgaaaagaagaaaaacatagaGCTAGTGGATTACATGAAAGCAAAAGAGAAGAATCTAATAGCGATGGCAAGAGAAGTAGAAATGTTACGAGCAGAGATTTTGAATGCCGAGAAAAGAGTAAATG CATCTGATCTGTTTAGGGCTTCCACCCCTGGACAAAGCAGTGGTCCTTTTGTTGATGCTTATGGGAGAGCTCATGGTCAGATCTCTTCTAGCCAAGGAGCAGAGGGTATGGTACCAGTTGGTGATAGCAATGGAGTAGCAGCTGTCAATAGTTCTGGTGTTAGTGGTGGTGTTTGGTCAAGTCCTTATAATCCCACAGTTGGTCGGAGGTGA
- the LOC137807403 gene encoding putative glycine-rich cell wall structural protein 1 yields MAASWSCCLLALLLFVSAIASESRVARKDLGLDLGGLGVGLGVGVGLGIGGGSGSGAGAGSGSGSGSSSSSSSSSSSSSSSSGSGGSGAGSEAGSYAGSRAGSGSGKRGGGGGGGGGGGGGGGGGGGGGGGSGGGSGYGHGEGYGQGGGD; encoded by the coding sequence ATGGCCGCCTCCTGGTCATGTTGTCTGCTTGCACTGCTACTTTTTGTGTCAGCTATTGCATCAGAAAGCAGAGTGGCGAGGAAGGACTTGGGGCTGGACCTTGGTGGGTTGGGGGTTGGACTTGGAGTAGGGGTGGGCCTGGGAATAGGAGGTGGTAGTGGCTCTGGAGCTGGAGCAGGCTCCGGTTCTGGCTCTGGTTCTAGCTCTAGCTCTTCCTCAagttcatcatcttcatcttccAGTTCTGGCTCTGGTGGCTCCGGTGCTGGCTCCGAAGCTGGTTCGTATGCAGGCTCTCGGGCTGGATCAGGATCTGGTAAAAGGGGAGGTGGTGGCGGCGGAGGCGGCGGAGGTGGCGGAGGCGGTGGAGGAGGTGGGGGAGGTGGAGGCGGCAGCGGTGGAGGCTCAGGCTATGGTCACGGTGAGGGTTACGGGCAAGGCGGTGGTGATTAA